From the Pungitius pungitius chromosome 6, fPunPun2.1, whole genome shotgun sequence genome, one window contains:
- the mt2 gene encoding metallothionein-2 has product MDPCDCSKSGTCNCAGSCSCTNCSCTTCKKSCCPCCPSGCTKCASGCVCKGKTCDTSCCQ; this is encoded by the exons ATGGACCCCTGCGACTGCTCCAAGA gtGGAACCTGCAACTGTGCAGGATCCTGCTCCTGCACAAACTGCTCCTGCACCACCTGCAAGAAGA GCTGCTGCCCCTGCTGCCCCTCCGGCTGCACCAAATGCGCCTCTGGCTGCGTGTGCAAAGGGAAGACGTGCGACACCAGCTGCTGTCAATGA
- the nup93 gene encoding nuclear pore complex protein Nup93 isoform X1: MDAEGFGELLQQAEQLAAETEAVSELPHVERNLQEIQQAGERLRSRTLTRTSQDAADVKASILLGSRGLDIFHISQRLESLSAATTFEPLEPVKDTDIQGFLKNERDNALLSAIEESRRRTFLLAEEYHRESMLVQWEQVKQRVLHTLLGAGEDALDFSQDVEPSFVSQVTAPGRSALDSVEVAYGRQIYVFNEKIVNGHIQPNLGDLCASVAESLDDKNVSDMWLMVKQMTDVLLVPAKDTLKSRTSVEMQMAFVRQALGFLENSYKNYTLVTVFGNLHQAQLGGVPGTYQLVRSFLNIKLPGPLPGMQDGEIEGHPVWAVIYYCLRCGDLNAAMQVVNRVQHQLGDFKTWFQEYMNSPDRRLSPTSENKLRLHYRRVLRNSADPYKRAVYCLIGKCDISDNHGEVADKTEDYLWLKLNQVCFDDDCSSSPQDRLTLPQLQKQLLEDYGESHFSASQQPFLYFQVLFLTAQFEAAVAFLFRVERLRSHAVHVALVLFELRLLLKSSGQSAQLLSQEPGDPPMVRRLNFIRLLMLYTRKFESTDPREALQYFYFLRNEKDSQGENMFMRCVSELVIESREFDMLLGRLEKDGSRKPGVIDKFAGDTRAIISKVAMEAENKGLFEEAVKLYELAKNPDKVLELINRLLSPVVAQVSAPQSNKERLKNAAVAIAERYRSQGVAGDKSIDSTFYLLLDLTTFFDEYHAGHVDRAYDVMERLKLLPLSQDSVEERVAAFRNFSDEVRHNLSEVLLATMNILLTQHKRLKAAPAGTPGRPQRTVEDRDMQLRSQARALITFAGMIPYNMAGDTNARLVQMELLMN; the protein is encoded by the exons ATGGATGCAGAGGGTTTCGGGGAGCTTCTGCAGCAGGCAGAGCAGCTGGCTGCTGAGACAGAAGCAGTATCAGAGCTGCCGCATGTCGAGAGGAACCTCCAGGAGATCCAGCAGGCGGGGGAGAGGCTTCGATCCCGCACTCTAACCCGCACCTCCCAAGATGCTGCCGACGTGAAAGC GTCAATCCTTCTTGGTTCCAGAGGGTTAGACATCTTCCACATCTCCCAGAGGTTGGAAAGTCTTAGTGCAGCCACCACCTTTGAGCCCCTGGAGCCGGTCAAAGACACTGACATACAG GGCTTCCTGAAGAACGAGAGGGACAACGCCTTGCTGTCGGCCATCGAGGAGTCTCGCCGCAGG ACGTTCCTGTTGGCTGAGGAGTACCACCGGGAGTCCATGCTGGTCCAGTGGGAGCAGGTGAAGCAGAGAGTGCTGCACACACTActgggagcaggagaggacgCACTGGACTTCAGTCAAGATGTGGAG CCGAGCTTTGTGAGTCAAGTAACGGCTCCAGGAAGGAGTGCTTTGGACAGCGTGGAGGTGGCCTACGGACGACAG ATTTACGTTTTCAATGAGAAGATTGTGAATGGTCACATTCAGCCAAATCTGGGAGACTTATGTGCTTCTGTCGCCGAGAGCCTGGACGACAAG AATGTATCGGACATGTGGCTGATGGTGAAGCAGATGACGGATGTGTTGCTCGTTCCAGCCAAAGATACTCTGAAAAGTCGCACCTCTGTTGAAATGCAGATGGCTTTTGTACGCCAGGCGCTCGGCTTCCTAGAGAACAg TTATAAAAACTACACCTTGGTGACTGTGTTTGGGAACCTCCATCAGGCCCAACTAGGGGGAGTGCCAGGAACGTACCAACTAGTCCGCAGCTTCCTCAACATTAAATTACCGGGGCCTCTGCCTGGCATGCAG GATGGCGAGATAGAGGGCCATCCAGTGTGGGCTGTGATCTACTACTGTCTGCGTTGTGGGGATCTGAACGCAGCCATGCAGGTCGTGAACCGAGTGCAGCATCAGCTGGGAGACTTCAAGACGTGGTTTCAGGAGTACATGAACAGCCCCGACAGACG CCTTTCTCCAACTTCAGAGAacaagctccgcctccactACCGCAGAGTGCTGAGGAACAGCGCCGACCCTTACAAGAGAGCCGTCTACTGCCTGATCGGAAAGTGTGACATCAGCGATAACCACGGAGAGGTGGCAGACAAGACTGAAGACTACCTCTGGCTTAAG TTGAACCAGGTGTGTTTTGATGACGACTGCAGCAGCTCTCCTCAGGACCGACTGACCCTGCCTCAGCTGcagaaacagctgctggaggactaCG GAGAGTCCCATTTCTCAGCGAGCCAGCAGCCCTTCCTGTATTTCCAGGTGCTGTTCCTGACGGCTCAGTTTGAGGCGGCGGTGGCCTTCTTGTTTCGCGTGGAGCGACTCCGAAGTCACGCGGTGCACGTGGCGTTGGTCCTGTTCGAGCTGCGGCTGTTGCTGAAGTCGTCGGGCCAAAGTGCCCAGCTGC TAAGCCAGGAGCCCGGCGACCCCCCCATGGTGCGCCGCCTCAACTTCATCCGCCTGCTCATGCTCTACACTCGCAAGTTTGAGTCCACTGATCCACGGGAAGCACTGCAGTACTTCTACTTCTTACG TAATGAGAAAGACAGCCAGGGAGAAAACATGTTCATGCGTTGTGTCAGTGAACTTGTGATTGAGAGTCGTGAG tttgacaTGCTTTTGGGGAGACTAGAGAAGGACGGCAGTAGGAAG CCTGGGGTCATAGATAAGTTCGCCGGGGACACCAGAGCCATCATCAGTAAAGTGGCTATGGAGGCTGAGAACAAAGGCCTGTTTGAGGAGGCAGTCAAACTCTACGAGCTGGCCAAG AACCCAGATAAGGTGTTGGAGCTAATAAACCGGCTGCTGAGTCCAGTCGTTGCCCAAGTCAGCGCCCCTCAGTCCAACAAGGAGAGGCTTAAAAACGCTGCAGTGGCTATTGCAGAGAG GTATCGTTCTCAGGGCGTCGCAGGAGACAAGTCCATCGATAGTACTTTCTACCTGCTGCTAGACCTGACCACCTTCTTTGACGAGTACCACGCAGGTCACGTGGACAGAGCCTACGAC GTGATGGAACGTTTGAAGCTCCTTCCTCTCAGTCAGGACAGTGTGGAGGAGAGAGTGGCTGCTTTTAGGAACTTCAGTGATGAG GTGCGCCACAACCTGTCCGAAGTGCTGTTGGCCACCATGAACATCCTGCTCACTCAGCACAAACGCCTGAAGGCGGCGCCAGCAGGAACACCAGGACGACCCCAGAGGACCGTGGAGGACAGGGACATG CAACTCCGCAGCCAGGCCAGAGCCCTGATCACTTTTGCTGGTATGATTCCCTACAACATGGCCGGAGACACCAACGCAAGACTGGTGCAAATGGAATTACTGATGAActga
- the zpd gene encoding zona pellucida glycoprotein d yields MISVGLKLSVLLVVLFGFTRHCVQGVCRVEHCTNSTRCLLSEDQRRCKCVNGYYSDRCDKNARIKVMCGKDFIAIRAMEDYFTFHNVPLESLHLPNKSCRPQREVIDGVPYFMSKISKDEYQMCGGKPLTEKNHISYSLSLQSDPQVIGNIIRNPVIKMDFTCVYPSIRTVSLPFPVIHFASEMVMHVDELDANIQMMLYTDQSYSKAYSSAPTIGLRDKVYVEVTVTEPADYFLLRLNECWATQSPQPNTTAGLLYTLLLNGCVNDETVSFLNVSAGESGGNGESSTIRYSFDMFRFTAEPHDLYLHCTVELCTPEEHSSCTPNCNSISKREAMWSDPSLGLLSYGPIRIDMPDGHQSSILATVVLPVAGVWILGFFLIVLITVVKAGSRRFKLTGEP; encoded by the exons ATGATCTCAGTCGGCTTGAAG CTGAGCGTCCTCCTCGTGGTTCTCTTTGGCTTCACGCGCCACTGTGTTCAAG GAGTGTGCCGCGTGGAGCATTGCACCAACAGCACCAGGTGTCTTCTGTCTGAAGACCAAAGGCGATGCAAATGTGTCAACGGATATTATTCGGACAGATGTGACAAAA ATGCACGCATCAAAGTTATGTGCGGCAAGGACTTCATTGCAATCAGAGCGATGGAAGATTACTTCACGTTTCACAACGTACCGCTGGAGTCGCTGCACTTGCCCAACAAATCATGCCGTCCTCAGAGGGAGGTCATCGACGGTGTGCCGTACTTCATGTCCAAGATATCTAAAGATGAATATCAAATGTGTGGAGGCAAGCCGCTGACG GAAAAAAATCACATCTCCTATTCCCTGAGTCTCCAGTCAGACCCTCAGGTTATTGGAAACATCATCAGAAATCCAGTCATCAAGATGGACTTCACCTGCGTCTATCCGTCCATCAGAACAGTCAGCCTGCCTTTCCCAGTCATCCACTTTGCCAG TGAGATGGTGATGCATGTTGACGAACTCGATGCCAACATACAGATGATGCTGTACACGGACCAGTCCTATTCAAAAGCCTACAGTAGTGCCCCCACCATTGGACTCCGAGACAAG GTGTACGTGGAGGTGACTGTCACGGAGCCCGCGGACTACTTCCTGCTCCGGCTCAATGAGTGCTGGGCCACGCAGTCCCCCCAGCCCAACACCACGGCGGGATTGTTGTACACTCTGCTTCTGAACGG GTGCGTGAATGACGAGACCGTGTCCTTTCTGAACGTGAGCGCCGGAGAGTCTGGCGGCAACGGAGAAAGTTCCACCATTCGCTACAGCTTTGACATGTTTCGCTTCACAGCAGAACCTCACGACCTCTATCTGCACTGCACCGTTGAACTGTGCACGCCAGAAGAGCACAGCTCCTGCACGCCC AACTGTAATTCAATCAGTAAGAGGGAAGCGATGTGGTCAGACCCCTCTCTGGGCCTCCTGTCATATGGACCCATCAGGATCGACATGCCGGACGGACATCAATCCA GCATACTGGCGACAGTGGTGCTGCCGGTTGCGGGTGTCTGGATTTTGGGCTTCTTCTTAATCGTCCTCATCACTGTGGTCAAGGCAGGCAGCAGGAGATTCAAACTAACCGGGGAACCGTGA
- the nup93 gene encoding nuclear pore complex protein Nup93 isoform X2 has product MLVQWEQVKQRVLHTLLGAGEDALDFSQDVEPSFVSQVTAPGRSALDSVEVAYGRQIYVFNEKIVNGHIQPNLGDLCASVAESLDDKNVSDMWLMVKQMTDVLLVPAKDTLKSRTSVEMQMAFVRQALGFLENSYKNYTLVTVFGNLHQAQLGGVPGTYQLVRSFLNIKLPGPLPGMQDGEIEGHPVWAVIYYCLRCGDLNAAMQVVNRVQHQLGDFKTWFQEYMNSPDRRLSPTSENKLRLHYRRVLRNSADPYKRAVYCLIGKCDISDNHGEVADKTEDYLWLKLNQVCFDDDCSSSPQDRLTLPQLQKQLLEDYGESHFSASQQPFLYFQVLFLTAQFEAAVAFLFRVERLRSHAVHVALVLFELRLLLKSSGQSAQLLSQEPGDPPMVRRLNFIRLLMLYTRKFESTDPREALQYFYFLRNEKDSQGENMFMRCVSELVIESREFDMLLGRLEKDGSRKPGVIDKFAGDTRAIISKVAMEAENKGLFEEAVKLYELAKNPDKVLELINRLLSPVVAQVSAPQSNKERLKNAAVAIAERYRSQGVAGDKSIDSTFYLLLDLTTFFDEYHAGHVDRAYDVMERLKLLPLSQDSVEERVAAFRNFSDEVRHNLSEVLLATMNILLTQHKRLKAAPAGTPGRPQRTVEDRDMQLRSQARALITFAGMIPYNMAGDTNARLVQMELLMN; this is encoded by the exons ATGCTGGTCCAGTGGGAGCAGGTGAAGCAGAGAGTGCTGCACACACTActgggagcaggagaggacgCACTGGACTTCAGTCAAGATGTGGAG CCGAGCTTTGTGAGTCAAGTAACGGCTCCAGGAAGGAGTGCTTTGGACAGCGTGGAGGTGGCCTACGGACGACAG ATTTACGTTTTCAATGAGAAGATTGTGAATGGTCACATTCAGCCAAATCTGGGAGACTTATGTGCTTCTGTCGCCGAGAGCCTGGACGACAAG AATGTATCGGACATGTGGCTGATGGTGAAGCAGATGACGGATGTGTTGCTCGTTCCAGCCAAAGATACTCTGAAAAGTCGCACCTCTGTTGAAATGCAGATGGCTTTTGTACGCCAGGCGCTCGGCTTCCTAGAGAACAg TTATAAAAACTACACCTTGGTGACTGTGTTTGGGAACCTCCATCAGGCCCAACTAGGGGGAGTGCCAGGAACGTACCAACTAGTCCGCAGCTTCCTCAACATTAAATTACCGGGGCCTCTGCCTGGCATGCAG GATGGCGAGATAGAGGGCCATCCAGTGTGGGCTGTGATCTACTACTGTCTGCGTTGTGGGGATCTGAACGCAGCCATGCAGGTCGTGAACCGAGTGCAGCATCAGCTGGGAGACTTCAAGACGTGGTTTCAGGAGTACATGAACAGCCCCGACAGACG CCTTTCTCCAACTTCAGAGAacaagctccgcctccactACCGCAGAGTGCTGAGGAACAGCGCCGACCCTTACAAGAGAGCCGTCTACTGCCTGATCGGAAAGTGTGACATCAGCGATAACCACGGAGAGGTGGCAGACAAGACTGAAGACTACCTCTGGCTTAAG TTGAACCAGGTGTGTTTTGATGACGACTGCAGCAGCTCTCCTCAGGACCGACTGACCCTGCCTCAGCTGcagaaacagctgctggaggactaCG GAGAGTCCCATTTCTCAGCGAGCCAGCAGCCCTTCCTGTATTTCCAGGTGCTGTTCCTGACGGCTCAGTTTGAGGCGGCGGTGGCCTTCTTGTTTCGCGTGGAGCGACTCCGAAGTCACGCGGTGCACGTGGCGTTGGTCCTGTTCGAGCTGCGGCTGTTGCTGAAGTCGTCGGGCCAAAGTGCCCAGCTGC TAAGCCAGGAGCCCGGCGACCCCCCCATGGTGCGCCGCCTCAACTTCATCCGCCTGCTCATGCTCTACACTCGCAAGTTTGAGTCCACTGATCCACGGGAAGCACTGCAGTACTTCTACTTCTTACG TAATGAGAAAGACAGCCAGGGAGAAAACATGTTCATGCGTTGTGTCAGTGAACTTGTGATTGAGAGTCGTGAG tttgacaTGCTTTTGGGGAGACTAGAGAAGGACGGCAGTAGGAAG CCTGGGGTCATAGATAAGTTCGCCGGGGACACCAGAGCCATCATCAGTAAAGTGGCTATGGAGGCTGAGAACAAAGGCCTGTTTGAGGAGGCAGTCAAACTCTACGAGCTGGCCAAG AACCCAGATAAGGTGTTGGAGCTAATAAACCGGCTGCTGAGTCCAGTCGTTGCCCAAGTCAGCGCCCCTCAGTCCAACAAGGAGAGGCTTAAAAACGCTGCAGTGGCTATTGCAGAGAG GTATCGTTCTCAGGGCGTCGCAGGAGACAAGTCCATCGATAGTACTTTCTACCTGCTGCTAGACCTGACCACCTTCTTTGACGAGTACCACGCAGGTCACGTGGACAGAGCCTACGAC GTGATGGAACGTTTGAAGCTCCTTCCTCTCAGTCAGGACAGTGTGGAGGAGAGAGTGGCTGCTTTTAGGAACTTCAGTGATGAG GTGCGCCACAACCTGTCCGAAGTGCTGTTGGCCACCATGAACATCCTGCTCACTCAGCACAAACGCCTGAAGGCGGCGCCAGCAGGAACACCAGGACGACCCCAGAGGACCGTGGAGGACAGGGACATG CAACTCCGCAGCCAGGCCAGAGCCCTGATCACTTTTGCTGGTATGATTCCCTACAACATGGCCGGAGACACCAACGCAAGACTGGTGCAAATGGAATTACTGATGAActga